From Streptomyces sp. TLI_105, the proteins below share one genomic window:
- a CDS encoding roadblock/LC7 domain-containing protein has protein sequence MTAPNAAAPSTTSGPGRGNGELNWLLDELVQRVGSIRKALVLSSDGLPTGASQELTREDGEHLAAVASGFHSLAKGVGRHFEAGKVRQTVVELEDAFLFVTAAGDGSCLAVLADADSDVGQVAYEMTLMVKRVGAHLTTAPRTGLPSGG, from the coding sequence ATGACCGCACCGAACGCCGCAGCACCCAGCACGACCTCCGGACCCGGACGCGGAAACGGCGAGCTGAACTGGCTCCTCGACGAGCTCGTCCAGCGCGTCGGCTCCATCCGCAAGGCCCTGGTGCTCTCCAGCGACGGACTTCCCACCGGCGCCTCCCAGGAGCTCACCCGGGAGGACGGCGAGCACCTCGCCGCCGTGGCCTCCGGCTTCCACAGCCTCGCCAAGGGCGTCGGCCGCCACTTCGAGGCGGGCAAGGTCCGCCAGACGGTCGTCGAGCTGGAGGACGCCTTCCTCTTCGTCACGGCCGCCGGCGACGGCAGCTGCCTCGCGGTGCTCGCGGACGCCGACTCGGACGTCGGCCAGGTCGCCTACGAGATGACGCTGATGGTGAAGCGGGTGGGGGCCCACCTCACGACGGCTCCCCGGACCGGTCTGCCCTCGGGAGGGTGA